From candidate division KSB1 bacterium, a single genomic window includes:
- a CDS encoding T9SS type A sorting domain-containing protein — translation MRKHVFSTVFIAIIFFFPLLSSAQRILLVKYGSSAATNSFGLTGWTTVLKSNNLSYTSMGNGGLIVNSEIGEYDDYRGIRGTPRKFSVGEQIVVTWYNHSDEVFFFTARISFTDDDEPDVVTPDGNWYTMRSFSDYRYTYSEIQPHSYAKTVFNITDTGVHSTDATYSLVNINISVEWSSTYQKQFLVCDKIELFSDADTLAPEAPTGLAANAVSDSKIQLSWNPASDNVAVVEYLIYMNGAVEGYSRSNEYTCVFLEPARQYSFSVTALDATGNESVPSKTATATTQPYQGAGSLISPSGFEYLGAFALPEDFSWGGDAIAYYRDGDGGQSGATDGFPGSLFISNLNQPENGLVGEVNIPIPNISPQKNVEQLNQSAILTQPVNIRPSNVNNWDFVDVWRSALEYVPEESRLYSAWSYYYTVTGEKHVCISCCDAANLSGSTKYGAWYVGNAAQPPIDAMISDWLFSAPQSWADANSSGRNLITGRYREGGLSGLGPTMYAFSRVGSTPPAANSALPITTLLEYGSVEGVDDYTFPNAIDGYKHSDDWREALWLTAEQQQAVVIIGNKALGHNWYGYHGEQMRHDWVIADVPYPDFWETDPDGKGWRAHVKQPMIIFYNPDDLAKVAKGQMNSYEPQPYAALRFSRDIFFGKDQEIVSATCDPQNRLLYVTEFVRELEGRLIIHAWRFNPVTVSVDFEEQVPLEFRLNQNYPNPFNPKTTIRYQLPVVSQVQLKIYNLRGQEIKTLVDEFQAPGIKSVSWDGFDAQGKRAASGIYVYRLRAGQFSMSKTMLFIQ, via the coding sequence ATGAGAAAACATGTCTTTTCGACAGTATTTATCGCCATCATTTTCTTTTTCCCGCTTCTGAGCAGCGCCCAGAGAATCCTTCTCGTTAAGTACGGCAGCTCTGCGGCAACAAATTCTTTTGGACTGACAGGCTGGACTACCGTCTTGAAAAGCAACAACCTCAGCTATACCTCCATGGGAAATGGCGGCTTGATCGTTAATTCGGAGATAGGGGAATATGATGATTACCGCGGCATTCGTGGGACGCCGCGCAAATTTTCAGTGGGGGAGCAGATTGTCGTCACCTGGTATAATCATTCCGATGAAGTATTCTTTTTTACAGCGCGGATAAGTTTTACCGATGATGATGAGCCTGATGTCGTCACACCGGATGGCAATTGGTACACCATGCGTAGCTTCAGCGATTATCGTTACACCTATTCGGAGATTCAGCCACATTCGTATGCAAAGACGGTTTTTAATATCACCGATACCGGCGTTCATAGCACTGATGCCACCTATTCGCTGGTAAACATTAACATCTCCGTGGAATGGTCTTCCACCTATCAAAAGCAGTTCTTGGTGTGTGATAAGATTGAGCTGTTTTCGGATGCAGATACTCTCGCGCCAGAGGCTCCCACTGGGCTGGCAGCAAACGCTGTCTCTGATTCCAAAATTCAATTAAGCTGGAATCCGGCTTCAGATAATGTGGCAGTTGTGGAATACCTGATTTACATGAACGGCGCCGTCGAAGGCTACTCCCGTTCCAATGAATATACCTGCGTTTTCCTTGAGCCCGCAAGACAGTATAGTTTTTCGGTAACTGCGCTGGATGCAACGGGAAATGAAAGCGTGCCATCAAAAACCGCAACAGCAACAACACAGCCTTACCAGGGGGCAGGCAGCTTAATCAGTCCTTCTGGTTTCGAGTATCTCGGAGCATTTGCTTTGCCGGAGGATTTTAGCTGGGGCGGAGACGCCATTGCTTACTATCGTGATGGCGATGGTGGACAAAGTGGCGCGACTGATGGTTTTCCCGGTTCACTTTTCATTTCCAATCTCAATCAGCCGGAGAACGGGCTGGTGGGTGAAGTCAATATCCCAATTCCGAACATTTCACCTCAAAAGAATGTTGAGCAGCTCAATCAGTCTGCCATCCTCACCCAGCCGGTAAATATCCGACCGTCCAATGTGAACAACTGGGACTTTGTTGATGTCTGGCGCTCCGCATTGGAATATGTACCGGAAGAAAGCCGGCTGTATAGCGCCTGGAGCTATTACTATACAGTCACCGGCGAAAAACATGTGTGTATCAGTTGTTGCGACGCCGCGAATTTATCAGGAAGCACGAAGTATGGCGCCTGGTATGTGGGGAATGCTGCTCAACCGCCGATAGATGCCATGATCAGCGATTGGCTGTTTTCTGCGCCGCAATCATGGGCTGACGCCAATTCCTCGGGCCGAAATCTTATTACAGGAAGATACCGCGAGGGGGGGTTAAGCGGACTTGGTCCCACGATGTATGCGTTTTCCCGTGTGGGATCGACTCCGCCGGCAGCCAATAGCGCCTTGCCAATTACCACGCTCCTCGAATATGGCTCAGTGGAAGGCGTGGATGATTATACTTTCCCCAACGCCATTGATGGCTATAAGCACAGCGATGATTGGCGGGAGGCACTGTGGCTGACGGCAGAACAACAACAGGCGGTCGTCATCATCGGTAATAAGGCGCTGGGGCATAACTGGTACGGTTACCACGGTGAACAGATGCGCCATGATTGGGTCATCGCCGATGTGCCCTATCCTGACTTTTGGGAAACAGATCCCGACGGCAAAGGCTGGCGCGCTCACGTTAAACAGCCTATGATCATTTTCTATAACCCCGATGATCTCGCAAAAGTAGCCAAAGGTCAAATGAATAGTTATGAGCCTCAGCCGTACGCGGCGTTACGATTTTCCAGAGATATCTTTTTTGGCAAAGATCAGGAAATTGTTTCGGCGACGTGTGACCCACAAAACAGGCTGCTTTATGTGACTGAATTTGTGCGGGAGTTAGAAGGCCGGCTGATCATTCATGCATGGCGATTCAATCCGGTCACCGTTTCAGTGGACTTCGAAGAACAAGTCCCATTGGAATTCAGGCTCAATCAGAATTATCCCAATCCGTTTAATCCGAAGACAACAATTCGCTATCAGCTTCCAGTCGTCAGCCAGGTTCAATTGAAAATCTATAATCTACGGGGACAGGAAATCAAGACACTGGTGGATGA